A window of the Phragmites australis chromosome 20, lpPhrAust1.1, whole genome shotgun sequence genome harbors these coding sequences:
- the LOC133902542 gene encoding uncharacterized protein LOC133902542: MAQGTAPSAAAAAGGGCPSAVATTTPPGTPRALAPTAAPPPPSSGYYAVELYFDPALENQVLKAWNALARRQLSSRLIDIASRPHLPLLHLPAAALPPGHGDPLLRLAPSLRALASRLDPLPLALSSLAALPSSSSSSAAPHDPGVLFLAPTPSAALLGLHAQLCELLRKDAGVEVPDAFRPDHWVPRCAVAVDVPRGRMAEAFCVLRELKLLPVSGYGMDIALVEVVAAVRELVSYPLGGSGSAGAD; this comes from the coding sequence ATGGCGCAAGGCACGgcgccctccgccgccgcggctgcCGGCGGCGGCTGCCCCTCCGCGGTGGCCACAACGACTCCCCCGGGCACGCCCCGCGCGCTGGCGCCGacggccgcgccgccgcctccctcctccgGGTACTACGCGGTAGAGCTCTACTTTGACCCGGCGCTGGAGAACCAGGTGCTCAAGGCGTGGAACGCGCTGGCACGGAGGCAGCTCAGCAGCCGTCTCATCGACATCGCCTCCCGCCCGCACCTCCCGCTGCTccacctccccgccgccgcgcttCCCCCCGGGCACGGGGACCCGCTCCTCCGCCTCGCGCCCTCGCTCCGCGCGCTCGCCTCACGCCTCGACCCGCTCCCGCTCGCGCTCTCCTCGCTCGCCGCCCTCCcttcgtcgtcctcctcctcggccgccCCACACGACCCCGGCGTGCTCTTCCTCGCGCCCACGCCGTCCGCCGCGCTGCTGGGCCTCCACGCGCAGCTCTGCGAGCTGCTGCGGAAGGACGCGGGCGTCGAGGTCCCCGACGCGTTCAGACCCGACCACTGGGTCCCGCGATGCGCTGTCGCAGTCGATGTGCCCCGCGGGCGCATGGCAGAGGCCTTCTGCGTGCTCCGAGAGCTCAAGCTGCTGCCCGTCTCCGGGTACGGGATGGACATCGCGCTGGTCGAGGTCGTGGCCGCGGTCAGGGAGCTCGTGTCCTACCCgctcggcggcagcggcagcgctGGAGCCGACTGA